GATGGCACAATTTTTCTCTTGAGTGAAAACAGGGCTGTGAGAAAGGTGATTTCAGACTAGTTTTCAGCCAGCTCCCAAATGCTACATTCAGCTAGTATCTCCTTTACATTGTATCAGGTTGCCCCTCTGGTACCAGAGAACAGCCAGGCAAATAGTGCTTCAAAGGTGTCAGACTGTGCAGTAACATACCTTAAATACTGACTGACTCTGGCTGATGAGAATTTTTGAATCCGATCTTAGCTCTCTTATGCTTGGAGATAGAGATATACACGTACTGTTGCATCatcatggttttattttttccgTCATGCCTTACTAAAGACAAAACTGGATTTCTGCTTACATTCATCAAGtgaaaaattgtttctgaaTACTTTAGAGAAACAAACCAGATTCCCCCCACCACTCTAttcttttgcttgcttttatcCTCACTTCACATGGGGAGTAATCATATCTTCCAGATGATTTCACAGATGCTTTGATCTGTTGCCTGAATTTACAGTAACAGAAGAGAATGATGCTCACCAAGATGTACAGCACACATCACCCTTAGCTTCAGAACTAAGtcctccctctgcctgctgagctgtaatttcctccttttttctaaCAGCTGTGACTTTGGTTATTTGAGACGAAGCTGTGATTCTCCCACATATATGAGGCTGCTTTGATAATGACCAGAGAATGTTTGGATTGCCAGAGGCCCTTCTCAAATACTTTAGCCTCCAAAGACAGGATGCTAGTGAATACagtaacttcagaaaaaaagtcatgacTCACTCTTGGTTCTCTGGCAAACTCAACTAcgaatgttttattttcccattgCTTCCTCTAATTTGGAGCAGGACAACAACATTGCAGACAGACCAATGCGTATTGTCTACTGATCTCATTCTTTATTCAAGTATTTTGGGATTGCTATAgtaagaaacagatttttttcatttacacaaggggagaaaaggaataTCCTGAAAGGCAAGCAGTAATTGAACCTGGAATCACAGGTGATTAATCAATCTTTTCAGACATGCTTATGAGAGTTGTCTGTGCTGGCTTACTCAAACCTACGTGCTCTGAAACACACTTGGAATCCCCAGAGAGCACTGCTGGCACTGCCAAGTCTTAAGCAGGACTATCCAACACGAGTATAAAACACTGTGTCCCAGCGCTGTTAACTTCAGCCACAAAAGTACACAACTGCCCAAGACACCATGCCCTTGTTCCAGGTCGTCACAGATGCTGCACTCCTAACCACAAATGCAAACTTCTGTTGCATGTTATGCCGTTAAACGCTCTTGATAATGGATCTTTGAAGTATTTTGGCTCAACTTCTAGTCCGCATTAGGTCATACAATTAAAACAAGCTGCTAAACCTCTACTCTTGTAACCATGCAGAAAAACACTttacaggaaaaggagaaacaaatcCCCTGAAGTCACCATTTCCTTGGGAGAGGATTGCCTGGATGGGCTTCCATTCTTAAGACACTGCCAACTTGGAGGCAGAGGCCCTGGGAAGCAGCACTGGCCGCCGGCTACTCAAGAGTGGGCAAGGGAACCGCAGTGCAGGAGCGCTGAGGTCACTGTGCCCCACGGGGCTGACGGGGTTAACAGCAAGGCCAGATCCACGCCTGCCGAAGACAGCGCTGCCAGAGAAGCTGCTCGGATCAGAGGCCGCTGCCCCCGGGAGGCCCGGTACAGGCAGACCAAGGGTGGCAGAACCCGCCACTCATCGGACTCCACGAGGGAGCAAAGATGACAGCGCCCCAACCAATCCCTGCCTTTCCCCGCTGCCCTCCCGCCCCACCGCCCCTAACGCCAGGCACCGGCCCCTCCCGGCATGCAACGCGCAGAGCTCGATCTGCCGCGTTGTACGTCCGAGGGAAGGGACGCGGCAtctcccgccccgccccgcccgtGGTGGGCGGGAGGGCACAGGGGGGCGGGCGGGAGGCTGCGAGCGTGGCCGCCGTGGaaggggcggggcggggcttGCGGCTCACTCCGTCTTCCTCCGCCGGGGAACCAGAGCGACAGCCAATCGGGAGGGCGCTCGGCGGGGCGTGGGGCGGGGCTTCGGGAGGccgcggggcggggccgggccggcgCGGAGTTGCCGCAGCGCGACCGCCGCTTGTAAACAGATCCTGCCCCACGTGACGCGCGTGAAGTACCTGTGCGGGGCCACCGGGCATTGTCCGCCGCGGCGGAGGGCCCATAAGCACTGGCGGCAGCGGGGCTCCTCGGAAGCGGGCTCCCAGCAGAGGGGAGGTGATTCCTCTCTGTCCTCTctctccacctcccccccccccccggtcGCCTTTGCGACTCCGGTGGGGATCCAGCGCATCTTCCCCCCTCAGCGCCTTCGCCTTCCCCTCCCGCCTCTAAGATGGCTGATGGTGGGCGGTGAGGCGGGGCTGCGGGGAGTCTTTGCCGGCCGGCGTGCGGCGGGGCAGGCGGGGGCGGCtgacgggacgggacgggaccAGGCAGCGGGGGGGAGGTGCGTGGGAAGCCGCGCAGCGCCATGTCCGCCTTCGCCCTGGAGGAAACGCTGGAGGCCGACTGGGTGGCCGTGAGGCCTCACGCCTTCCAGGAGCGGGAGAAGCACAAGTTCGTCTTCATCGTGGCCTGGAACGAGATCGAGGGCAAGTTCGCCATCACCTGCCACAACCGCACGGCGCAGCGCCAGCGCAGCGGCTCCCGCGAGCAGCGCCGCGGCGGCCCCGCCGGCCCCGAAGCCAGAGCCGACCCCAAGGCCGGCAGCCCTACGGTGCGCAGGGGCCCGGCCTGGGCCGCGGGTCCCGGCCTGCCGCGGGGCTCCGAGCGGGCCGAGGCGGTGCCGAAGAGCCCGCTGCGTGTCAAGAGCAGCTCCGCCCGGGGGCTGCAGAGGGCCCCGGAGGCGGCAGGTGCCTCTGAAGAGATCgaagtgctggagctggggaaggaggacgCGGCCTCCGCGATATCGCTGCCGCCCTCGCCGCTGCAGGCAGCCGAGACGGCCTCTCCCGACGCGGAGCCCGCGGGGGAGGAGTGCAGCTGGGCCGGCCTCTTCTCCTTCCAGGACTTGCGGGCTGTGCACCAGCAGCTGTGCTCGGTGAACTCGGAGTTGGAGCCCTACCTACCTGCTTTCCCCGAAGAGCCCTCGGGCATGTGGACAGTGCTGTTCGGAGCCCCGGAGCTGTCCGAGCAGGAGATGGACGCTCTCTGCTACAAACTACAAGTTTACTTGGTCCATAGCTTGGATACCTGCGGCTGGAAGATACTTTCGCAGGTACTCTTCACAGAAACTGACGACCCCGAAGAGTATTATGAGAGCCTGAGTGAGCTGCGCCAGAAGGGGTACGAAGAGGTGCTGCAGCGAGCTCGGAGGAGAATCCAGGAGGTGAGGCTACCACATGGTTCTGCTATCTCGACTTTACTGTTGTAACTACATCCTGTGTGGTTATTCTGTGCCCCTCTACCTCTGCAGAATTGATTGTACTATGGAACAAAAGAACTACAGGAAAAACAtctagtatttaaaaaaagcaacaacaacaacaacaaaaaaaaaggcaataaaaaaagttttgcagATCTAAATAAGAAAATGAGACTTTCCTAGGTTTCTAGGACCAGGATTTAAGAGGGTGCAGATTTCCCTAGTCCTCTAAGTGTGGCTCGGGACTTTTCTGTTATGTTGAATATAGATGTTTGTGAACAAGGATATGTTGGATTTCGGAAAGTGTTGCTCCCAGATTTTTTACCTTGTGTTGCTTTGCATCAGGGTATGTTGAAgactttttctctttgatgGCAGCAGCAACATGTGATGTTTGACAGTACAGTTTAGGCATTTGAGGCCAGAAAAGTTTTAGCTTCCTAAAGGCTCCGGGTACTGAATCTGGTATTTCAAGTGTGATGATCTTTTCCAGTGGAACTGGAGTGAGTACAACTTTTGTTCAGCTATGAGGTCATAAAGTTcggattttaaaaagcagccttTCTGATCATAGTGAGTGTTCACTGTGCCTGTCAAGACTTGGATGTTCCAGGACAGTTAATCTTTCTCATACTATACTATTTACATGAAATTACTTGAGGTTCTATTAACTTCCAGCACCCATGTGTGGgaattttttaacttctttttttccccaatgaaAAAGGAGAATTCTATACATATGTTTGTGTTTGGATGGCCCTAATGCAGAATGTACTAGGATTTATGTAGGTGCAACCATCTGTGTGAATGAGGTTatggaattttttatttttgcaaacaCCATGTAAATTTTCTTGTATGGATATAGGTCAGGCTTGGCTGTTTTAGCTGCCTGTATATATTTTAGCAACACGTTAAAAAATACGCAGTCATGCATGTTCCTTGATGGAGTGTGAGCATATCTGGTTGCTGACTTTTTTCATGACATAGTTTTAAATCTTTTGTAGTATTCATTTGAGACTGTTGAGTCTTTGTaggagtcatagaatcatagaattagccgggttggaagggacctcagagatcatctagttcaacccttgacccaccggagcagttgctagaccatggcactgagtgccacatccagtctttttttaaatgtctccagggacggagaatctaccacctcaccgggcagtccattccatagcctaatcaccctctccgtgaagaaattctttctaatatctaacctaaacctcccctggcacaacttaagactgtgtcctcttgtcttgttgaaggtcgtctgtgaaaagagtccagttcccacctcgctacagcctcctttcaggtagttgtagagagcaatgaggtctcccctgagcctcctcttcttcaggctgaacagccccagctctctcagcctctcctcatagggcctgtgctcgagtcccttcaccagcctggttgccctcctttggacctgttccaggacctctacatccttcttaaactgaggggcccagaactggacacagtactcgaggtgtggcctcaccagcgctgagtacaggggcagaatcacctccctggacctgctggtgacgctgtttttgatacaggccaggatgccattggccttcttggccacctgggcacactgctggctcatgttcagtttcttgtcaatgtagactcccaggtccctttctgcctggctgctctccagccactctgtgcccagcctgtagcgctgcatggggttgttgtggccaaagtgcaggacccggcacttggccttgttgaacctcatcccgttggaatcggcccagctctctagtctgtccaggtccctctgcagagccctcctgccttcgagttggtccacacaGGCCTAGTTTTGCCTAGAGAGTGTGAGGAAATAGTTTTATCAAAGATGAAATGATAAGGGCATCCAGGTGTAGGTAGCATTGTCAAGTGCAAATTTGTTTCCAAGCTGTTACATTAGGATATAtttttctgggggtttttttgcggttttgttttggtttttagaagACTGAATTCACCCCCCTTAATTTTGCAACAAAGCTGGTAATTAATGTTACAGTCTTATAGTAGTTTTAGTCCAGAGTGTATAAAAGTGTAGtcttccacttttctctctttggtGGCATGAATGTTTGGGCATGTGTACCTAGATTTACTTAGTTTTCAACACAGCACTTTTTCTAAGGAGCTGAGCAGGACTAGAGCAGTTTGTGTTAAACCTGTGTTTGGGAACTGGGTACCTATATCAAAGCATGGTGTTTTTGAGGAAGCACTAATTTGGGATTACTGTGCAAGAAGTGTTTGTTTCTTGGAGAAGCTCAATTGTTAATTTGTCAGCACCAGTACTATTAGCAAAAGATAAAGTTCTCTGAACTACAAGATTTCATTCTCTGTTCAGAACTTGGTTCAGACAAAATGGCAGAGCCTATTTGTATATCTGAGTACAGTACaacctttattttcctctggtaACCAATCCAGTAGTGTACCTAAAGTCAGTACACTGTACTTCTGTCACTGTTAGTTGTGTAAATTGATCCTTCTTTAATTAAAGGTAGTTCATGTTTAAGAGAAGAAATCAACCAAATGacctgctttttcccttttcactctcaggtttctcttttctttacttGTCAGTGGTTTAATTGGTTCATGGgaaatgtctttcttttaagtaaatacttaaaaaattgTTTGTCATTGCAATTCCAAGCAAATGAAGCAATTGATTGTGGATAgtgttttgtatttctgaagtaAAGGTTTTTCATAGTTTTAAGAGAACCGACTGAATCAATGTTTCATCTCTTTgtttaatttacttttccatTTGTGTTTAAAGTCTGCCTGTTAACTGATTGCTGGAATGTTGGATTCCTGCAGTTTTCAATGATTCTATTTCTTACAAGAACTTTTTGGGAAAAGGGGCAAAGGATTAAGCAGTGTTGGCAACCGAAATGGTATCAAGGAGCATAACAAACATGGAAGATTGTCATTAATGTTAAAATGTGCAAAAACAAAGTTCAGAACTCAAAAACTTTGgcttaacattttaaaataatgcttgTGAGGTCTACAGTTAATTCATatatctcttttttctttttccaggacAAATGTCTCCATGCAGCTAGATATTATTTGAGATGTGCTTTCAGTTTTTGTTAGTAATGGGATTTGGGGTGGAGAAGGAAGAGCAACAAAACCTCTTACgttgtttctgttgtttcagCAGCCCCTTCCTTTCCATATATTGCTTTCTATAAATTATACATAGGACAGTTTATTTCCACAGCAGTTAATAGTAATGGTTGCTTTTTGTAATAGCCATTTTTATCTCTGTCTCAATTGTAGACTTTTAATAAATGAGAATAATATTTCAGGTACAAACAGAtcaaagatgaagagaaaaaatagttttaaaagaacTGTATGACctggaattaatttcttctgcataTTATGCAGTTTTTGAAAtagctgtttgggtttttttcatttttttcaagtaaaagttAATTCTGAAATAGCTTAGGAATTTAATTTATGTTGATTTGTGTTAAAATAAACACTTGTCTCTAATGGAGTAAATGCATTTTCTACCTCCTTTTTGAACATGAGTAAACAATTCTTTGGAGCCCATGTTCTTTAAGTTTatgcctattaaaaaaaattttttttgagtGCTTAGCTAGAGATCTGAGCTACCAAATGGAGACATGACAGAGAATCGGATAAAAAAGATGTTATTTCAACTGAGAGGATGACATTGAATCGTTATGTGGGGCTCTTCTTGACCAGTATTTTCAAAACCTTATTTTCTTGAAAGCACAGTAAGGTCTCTGTCCTCCTGATCCTGTCAGTTTTCTAAGTTCCTCTCCATATAACATAGGAGGAGTTTTTCTAGACTAAGTGTACATACTTGTACATTTTGAGTATTTTAATATCAAATATGCTGTTTCATGTCTTTGTAAGTGCTGTATTCACATAAGTTTGAACCTAGTCACAGTTTTGATGAGTAAAAAGTGGTGGTAGTATAAACCATgattaaaaagagattaaaagggTTTGATGGCTTAGTCAACAAACGTATTTCATTGTATGCTTATTCTCTTACTTGCCCTTGCATAGTGAGTTTTGAGTTTGGGAAGCCTATCTTTACCTTACATGTATACTTCAGCGTCTTTGAATTAATGATGCCTGTGAGTCTTTCCATTCCCTATGACTCATAATTGCCATGGAAGTCTGAAACAGGCAGGTAATAGCCTATAGGATATTGAATGCCAGTTAAAAAACTAGTTGCTGTCATTTTGTTGTTGCTCTGTAAAATTTATAAAGTCTCATATCTGCAGGCAGGCTGTTAAAGACCATTTTGCATCTTTGTTCTCTGAATTGCGTTAATAGAAAAGTTCAGAAACACTTTCGAATAATTATTACATTATCTAGAAATTCTGAGAGCATTTTGTTTCCAGTGGCTAACCTAAGACTGCTTTGGGAGTGAGAACCTACTGATACTTCTAAACTTCTTCTCCTGTATAGTGGGATATTTTACTAAGCACCAGAATAGCCATAGGAACTTCTATTTTGGTTGGcttaatgttctttttattcaaAGGGCTagaaagtttaagaaaaataaacatcttttatcttttatattttgttaCAGTAACAAATTGTATTAGAAGAAAATGTAGGAGTTTGGCAACAGTCTGTAATGTTGTCATCTTTACTTCTTAAACCAGTATGtgtaaaattatttagaattaCTTGCACAGCTTTAGTAAGGAAGTTTTGTTATCAGTGAACAAAATATGATTGTCAAGTCACACAAATTACTGAGTAATTGTTTTGGTTATAAATAGCAGAATTTCTCATTTGTTGCTTTCCAATGAtactttcaaatatttctatttgcatttaaaaattatatccataagctattattttttttgtcaacCTGGTCTAATATTAGGAAAATTAGTATTTATGGTCATCTCAGTAACTAAGAGAATTTGATTTCCTTGCTTTTGACTATGTGCATTAAGTTCTTAAGTAAATTTCTACATGGTAGGTAGTGGAGCAATGTACCAGTTTTCCAGAGGTAAGTTGACCTTTTCTATTTAATGATCTACTGCTACACAGTGTGATTTAAAGATATTTGAAAATCAGACTTATAAGTAATGCAAAGTAAATGTTGTTGAACACTACTAAAAGGTATTCAGTGATTCAgtaatgcaaaaaataaatgctagCAACAAAGTTTCTATCATAACAATTGTAGTACCTTTCTAtgaaagaagccaaaaaaacctgaattctGTATGTTACCTTTAACAGCTAGATTTAGAAGATAGACAGGATGTTTCAGGAGAGAACACTGGTTGAGATTTAACTTCGGGAGCAGAGAGGATTAATATGACATatactgtggattttttttttctattgacaTGAATAGGGCAGACTTAGGACTAACACTGAGCAGTCTGGAAATCTGATTCATTTGTGTTGGAAAGATTGTTCTTATATACTAATTATTTTTAGTGTTAAGACTAGTTTTCAATAAAACTATTTCGATTCACttctaaatattttgtaaataggCTATTTAAGTACTCTATCGGTGCTATAAGATAGTACTGACCAAATTATAGTATGTCAGAAGCTGTAGGGCATGCTGTGTACAGCCGGTAAGTGGACTCCAAGTTTGGATGAGCCATGATAATTTTTCTCTGGCTAGTACCTCTGTTGTTAACCAGTGaaagatattttcttccttgtcaGTTGTCaccttttatttatataaattgcAACTGCAGTTATTAGCAGTTATTTCTGGTTGTTACAAACTAGTCCTaagttaataaatatttcaaaggcTTGGTATTTTAGGTGTGGAAGTTCACACCTGACTCATTCTACAAGCATCAAACCCCATAGCAAAGATACTGCAATGCTTTTTAAGataagtgaaaataaatgtggagtggttctttccttcccctgttctacaaataaaaagatctattttgttttcagtgtttaagTGAGTTTCTGAAATATGTTCTGCATAGGTAAATAGGTGTTAAAAGCTTGGTGGTGACAACTGATACTACTGGAAGATGTGGAAATCAGGTAGAGGGACTCACTTAATATTCTTGTACCCTTATAGCATTAAGGATAATTACACAACAGCTCAGCTGTATGGTGGAGTCACAGTTGCTGAAAGCTTAAGATACGATGACatacaattttaaaatccatGCTTTAAAATGGCTTCTGAGAGTCCCATATATAAAGGACATCAGACCGTGTTGCAGTCTGTGTATTAAAAATTTCTAAGTCCTAATCAAAGTAACTATTTACCTTCTGATTTTAAGTCTTACTGTTTATTATTCTTCCATTTGATTTCTTCTTgagtaaatgttttttcttttacttccctttccttttacttctgttttgtgGGTAGCAACAAATTGTTGCAGAGATGTGTAGGTAGTGATCATAGGTTAATTAGACTTCTTTTAATTTGGACACATCTTTTGGATTTGAAGTTTGTTGTATTTATTGTTTgttcaattttgttttgttttgctttcctttcctacAGTACCCTTGTACATACAGATGTAGGTAGACTTTATGCATTGTTGTCTTTGTGCGTTGTTAAGCTTGTCAAGAGCTAGCTGAAGATGGTGAATACTACTGCTGTATCTGAAAACAGCAGAATGCTTTagataatttatatttcttaaCAACTATTTCTTATATTGAAGGGAGAACTTTATACTATTACGATACATATTGACTAACTCAGAGGTATTCTGTATAATACATCTGAACTGTTGCTCAAACTGCTGTCTGCTAAATAGTGTCGGGCAGTGGAATAAGGTGTGATTGTGGTCTGTTGAGCTTGTTGCTTTAGCACTTGAAGCACTTATCTTCTAAATAGGCTcagtccttttctttctttattttcttcagagaagaatCAAATATTAGCATTTGGCGATACATTATAATTCTACTGTTGGTGTGTCTATAATGCCAtaatggtttggggtttttttttggtaacatggaaaagcaagagaaacaaATGAGCAGGAATTGAACTTCTCAGAGGAACATACTCCTAGAATGTATTTTGTGATTTGGGATAAGTGGAGTATTCATGAGTTGCCAGTAATAAAACAGTTACATTGTTTCTTTCccaagaaacaaaccaaaaactaGTTGAATTaactctatttttaaaatccaccACCAGTTATTGTAAATTTACTATGTAGAAAAAGCTTGTAAATAAGATACTGTGCAGTTGTAAACAATTTTCTGTGTTAAAGACTTGAGTATCCAGAAGTTTTGTTCTACTGCTGGTATTCAGCTTGAAAGTGCTGGGGTGGGGGCCAAGGAGGCTAACAGGAACTGTGGGTTTAACTGTGTACCTTATACTGACTGAGATTAGAAAATGGAGAGGTT
The DNA window shown above is from Calypte anna isolate BGI_N300 chromosome Z, bCalAnn1_v1.p, whole genome shotgun sequence and carries:
- the LOC115599857 gene encoding forkhead box protein G1-like; protein product: MALRGFPRTSPPLPGPVPSRQPPPPAPPHAGRQRLPAAPPHRPPSAILEAGGEGEGAEGGRCAGSPPESQRRPGGGGRWRERTERNHLPSAGSPLPRSPAAASAYGPSAAADNARWPRTGCGELSEGLTELRRLLVKRKK